The following coding sequences lie in one Polynucleobacter sp. HIN7 genomic window:
- the bchL gene encoding ferredoxin:protochlorophyllide reductase (ATP-dependent) iron-sulfur ATP-binding protein, producing the protein MNVVNIPVSEMKSRRADGEGSVQVQLDPNLKIGKAKVFAVYGKGGIGKSTTSSNLSVAFSKLGKRVIQIGCDPKHDSTFTLTKKLMPTVIDVLEKVDFHSEELRVEDFVYEGYNGVMCVEAGGPPAGTGCGGYVVGQTVKLLKEHHLLDDTDVVIFDVLGDVVCGGFAAPLQHADRALIVTANDFDSIFAMNRIVQAIGAKAKNYNVRLGGVIANRSAGTDQIDKFNEKVGLKTMAHFPDLDVIRRSRLKKSTLFEMEQSPELDKVQQEYLRLAAALWAGADPLPAVPMKDRDIFDLLGFD; encoded by the coding sequence ATGAACGTAGTCAATATTCCCGTAAGTGAGATGAAGTCACGACGAGCTGACGGAGAGGGCAGTGTTCAGGTACAACTTGATCCTAATTTAAAGATTGGGAAGGCAAAAGTCTTTGCGGTTTATGGCAAGGGTGGAATTGGTAAGAGCACGACCTCCTCGAATCTCTCGGTGGCGTTCTCTAAGTTAGGAAAGCGTGTGATTCAGATTGGTTGCGATCCAAAGCATGACTCCACCTTCACGCTCACCAAAAAATTAATGCCGACCGTGATTGATGTCTTAGAGAAGGTTGACTTTCACTCGGAAGAATTGCGCGTCGAGGATTTTGTCTATGAAGGCTACAACGGTGTTATGTGTGTCGAAGCCGGTGGCCCTCCGGCAGGTACGGGCTGCGGCGGCTATGTGGTAGGCCAGACCGTGAAGCTACTGAAAGAACATCATTTACTCGATGACACCGATGTGGTGATTTTTGATGTCTTGGGTGATGTGGTGTGTGGTGGCTTTGCAGCACCCTTGCAACATGCGGATCGTGCACTGATTGTGACCGCTAATGATTTTGATTCGATCTTTGCGATGAATCGCATTGTGCAAGCGATTGGAGCTAAGGCCAAAAACTATAACGTGCGTTTAGGCGGCGTGATTGCTAATCGCAGCGCTGGTACCGATCAGATTGATAAGTTCAATGAAAAAGTGGGCCTTAAGACAATGGCACATTTTCCAGATCTTGACGTGATCCGTCGCAGTCGCTTAAAAAAATCAACGCTCTTTGAGATGGAGCAATCGCCAGAGCTCGATAAAGTTCAGCAAGAGTATCTCCGTTTAGCGGCAGCCCTCTGGGCGGGCGCAGATCCCCTGCCAGCAGTACCCATGAAGGATCGTGACATTTTTGATCTCTTGGGATTTGATTAA
- the bchF gene encoding 2-vinyl bacteriochlorophyllide hydratase, with product MASQIHPLYTPEERIRRDRSKWTLVQGILAPVQFVIFLVSLYFVIRFLITGQGEFAANVSIVIKTLILYTIMITGSIWEKEVFGKYLFAPAFYWEDVFSMLVLALHTAYLIALVFGVLEPRALMVLALSAYLAYVINAAQFLWKLRQARLQESSQGTERVMA from the coding sequence ATGGCAAGTCAAATTCACCCCCTTTATACACCCGAAGAGCGAATTCGACGAGATCGTTCGAAGTGGACCTTGGTTCAGGGGATCTTGGCGCCTGTGCAATTTGTCATTTTTTTGGTGAGTTTGTATTTCGTGATTCGATTTTTAATCACGGGGCAGGGCGAGTTTGCCGCCAATGTCTCGATCGTGATTAAGACCTTGATTCTCTACACGATCATGATCACCGGCAGCATTTGGGAGAAAGAGGTATTTGGTAAGTATCTTTTTGCCCCCGCTTTTTATTGGGAGGACGTGTTCAGCATGCTGGTTTTGGCATTGCACACTGCCTACTTAATCGCGCTTGTATTTGGTGTTTTAGAGCCCCGCGCACTGATGGTGTTGGCCTTATCGGCTTATTTGGCGTATGTGATTAATGCCGCCCAGTTTTTATGGAAACTGCGCCAGGCTCGTTTGCAAGAGTCAAGTCAAGGAACAGAGCGGGTGATGGCATGA
- the ppsR gene encoding transcriptional regulator PpsR — protein MTNIASTAHTFGQLNPEEIANLIEASADISLTLNSEGVIQSIAFGNPDLRSPNLENWVGKSWIDVVTVESRPKIQALLTDANESSLSRFRQINVAMPGASDLPLLCATLKIGSTGQIIALARDLREISLLQQRLVDAQQAIERDYTRLRQLETRYRVLFEMASEAVLVLDANTFKIVEANPRAANLLSESIRKLNGRSLIDYLSKGDRIQAQSLLSKVAYTSTAADLNTHLLNGQEAFLSAAPFRNENQSLLLITIKRSGEFVDRQDAGAQSLVIQALENAPDGFIVTNSAGKILTANQAFLRLIMADKLDQILNEPLERWLERSSVDLRVMLSNLQEKGSIKLFATSIRDSFGTLHPVEISAVSVAYPHACLGFTIREVGSRIRSKIQPEESITRSSEELTQLVGRLPLKEIINETTDLIEQLCIKAALELTRGNRVSASEMLGLSRQSLYIKLRKYNLSDQSKDSDIEE, from the coding sequence GTGACCAATATTGCCAGCACCGCTCACACTTTTGGGCAGCTCAACCCCGAAGAGATTGCCAATCTCATCGAGGCTTCGGCAGATATCTCGCTCACCCTGAACTCAGAGGGTGTGATTCAAAGTATTGCGTTTGGTAACCCCGATTTACGAAGCCCCAACTTAGAAAACTGGGTTGGTAAATCTTGGATCGATGTGGTCACTGTAGAAAGCCGTCCGAAGATTCAGGCGCTCTTAACGGATGCCAATGAATCCTCCCTCTCGCGCTTTCGGCAAATTAATGTTGCGATGCCGGGCGCCAGTGATTTGCCCCTCCTCTGCGCAACACTGAAAATTGGAAGTACAGGGCAGATTATTGCGCTCGCTCGTGATTTACGCGAGATCTCCCTCCTACAACAACGCTTAGTCGACGCACAGCAAGCGATTGAGCGTGATTACACTCGCCTGCGCCAACTTGAAACGCGGTATCGCGTTTTATTTGAAATGGCCTCCGAGGCCGTATTAGTGCTTGACGCAAATACGTTCAAGATTGTTGAGGCCAATCCCCGTGCTGCTAATTTGTTAAGCGAGTCTATTAGAAAGCTCAATGGCCGTTCCTTGATTGATTATTTATCGAAGGGCGATCGCATTCAGGCTCAGTCATTACTGAGTAAAGTTGCGTATACCAGTACTGCGGCTGACCTCAATACCCACCTACTTAATGGCCAAGAGGCATTTTTATCAGCCGCACCGTTTCGCAATGAAAACCAATCCCTACTATTAATCACGATTAAGCGCTCGGGTGAATTTGTTGACCGTCAAGATGCAGGCGCACAATCATTAGTGATTCAAGCGCTCGAAAATGCGCCCGATGGCTTTATTGTGACCAACTCAGCCGGGAAAATATTAACAGCGAATCAAGCATTCTTGCGTCTGATCATGGCTGATAAGCTCGATCAAATCTTAAATGAGCCTCTGGAGCGCTGGCTTGAGCGTTCGAGTGTCGATTTACGTGTCATGCTCTCCAATCTTCAAGAAAAGGGATCTATTAAGTTATTTGCAACCTCGATTCGAGACTCGTTTGGTACTTTGCATCCGGTTGAGATCTCTGCTGTATCGGTTGCCTACCCACATGCATGCTTAGGATTTACGATTCGTGAGGTTGGCTCACGCATTCGCTCAAAGATCCAACCCGAAGAGTCAATTACACGCTCGAGTGAAGAACTCACACAACTGGTTGGCCGCTTACCTTTAAAAGAAATTATTAACGAGACGACTGATTTGATTGAGCAGCTTTGCATTAAAGCCGCACTCGAGCTCACGCGTGGCAATCGAGTCTCTGCTTCTGAGATGCTTGGTCTCTCTCGGCAAAGTCTCTACATTAAATTACGTAAATATAATCTGAGCGATCAAAGCAAAGATAGCGACATCGAGGAATAA
- the puhA gene encoding photosynthetic reaction center subunit H, producing MGTGAITQYVDVAQLALYAFWVFFAILIYYLTIESKREGFPLEYDQAGKVRRAEGIAAMPKPKTFKTQFGGDVTVPRDEPLERLAARPANGMNGAPIEPTGNPMLDGIGPGAYANRADVPDHMPEGGPRIVPMRLLGDFSVARQDIDPRGLNVVGADGVRGGTIKEIWVDRLEMMIRYLELETTPEAGARRVLLPMNFARVGRNQVSVKAVLGKHFAKVPATKSMEQITLLEEEKIMAYFGAGTLYATPERSEPLV from the coding sequence ATGGGAACTGGAGCAATTACACAATACGTGGATGTCGCGCAATTAGCCCTGTATGCATTTTGGGTTTTCTTCGCCATCCTCATTTATTACCTCACCATTGAGAGTAAGCGTGAGGGATTTCCGCTTGAGTACGATCAAGCCGGCAAGGTGCGTCGTGCCGAAGGCATTGCAGCGATGCCTAAGCCAAAAACCTTTAAGACCCAATTTGGTGGCGATGTCACGGTGCCACGAGATGAGCCCTTAGAACGTTTGGCTGCTAGACCAGCAAACGGGATGAATGGCGCACCGATTGAGCCAACCGGCAACCCAATGCTCGATGGTATTGGCCCAGGCGCATATGCCAATCGCGCTGATGTGCCCGATCACATGCCAGAAGGCGGCCCGCGCATTGTCCCAATGCGCTTGTTGGGTGACTTCAGTGTAGCCAGACAAGACATTGATCCGCGTGGTCTCAATGTAGTGGGTGCCGATGGCGTACGTGGTGGCACCATTAAAGAGATTTGGGTTGATCGCCTCGAGATGATGATTCGGTATCTGGAGCTTGAGACCACCCCTGAAGCAGGTGCACGTCGTGTGCTATTGCCCATGAACTTTGCTCGGGTCGGTCGCAATCAGGTATCTGTGAAAGCAGTCTTGGGTAAGCACTTTGCTAAAGTACCCGCGACCAAGAGCATGGAGCAAATCACCTTGCTCGAAGAGGAAAAAATTATGGCGTACTTTGGGGCAGGTACCTTGTACGCCACTCCTGAGCGCAGTGAGCCACTGGTGTAA
- a CDS encoding ferredoxin:protochlorophyllide reductase (ATP-dependent) subunit N, with translation MNRVIPLQSAAAACDSQDRAILKERGQREVFCGLTGIIWLHRKIQDAFFLVVGSRTCAHLVQSAAGVMIFAEPRFATAIIDDHDLAGLADANEELDRVVDQLLTRRPDIKMLFLVGSCPSEVIKLDLSRAAERLSKTYTPRVRILNYSGSGIETTFTQGEDACLAALAKEIPRHAQDHPAQREVDLLIVGCLADVVEDQFSRIFNELGIESYAFFPPRRSGDIPCLGPNTRYLLVQPFLTETARVLDDMGAKRIPAPFPLGVEGTEGWFAAAAKAFGIDPNHVEKVIAPKRQRANLALERQRQVLNGRSIFFFPDSQLEIPLARFLHRELGMQLTEIGMPYIHRQHLAEELALLPAEVSLSEGQDVEKQLDRCRNYRPDMVVCGLGLANPLEAEGMTTKWSIELVFTPIQGFDQAADLAELFARPLVRRTKFAA, from the coding sequence ATGAACCGTGTCATCCCTTTACAGTCCGCTGCCGCTGCGTGCGATTCGCAAGATCGCGCAATCCTCAAAGAACGTGGTCAACGCGAGGTATTTTGTGGTCTAACCGGCATTATTTGGCTGCACCGCAAAATCCAGGACGCATTTTTCTTAGTGGTTGGCTCTCGAACTTGCGCACACTTGGTGCAATCGGCTGCGGGCGTGATGATTTTTGCGGAACCCCGTTTTGCTACGGCGATCATCGATGATCATGACTTGGCGGGATTGGCTGATGCCAACGAGGAACTCGATCGCGTGGTTGATCAGCTCCTCACTCGCAGACCCGATATCAAAATGCTCTTCCTGGTCGGCTCATGTCCATCGGAAGTGATCAAACTCGATCTCTCACGCGCTGCTGAGCGTTTAAGTAAAACCTATACGCCACGCGTGCGTATTCTCAACTACTCGGGTAGTGGCATTGAAACCACCTTCACACAGGGTGAGGATGCTTGCCTGGCCGCACTTGCCAAAGAAATTCCGCGGCATGCACAAGATCATCCGGCACAGAGGGAAGTGGATCTATTGATTGTTGGTTGCTTAGCCGATGTTGTGGAAGATCAGTTTTCCCGAATCTTTAATGAGCTGGGCATTGAGTCATATGCATTCTTTCCGCCCAGACGGTCTGGTGATATTCCCTGCCTAGGACCAAATACTCGGTACTTGCTTGTACAACCATTTTTAACCGAAACTGCTCGAGTCCTCGATGATATGGGCGCAAAGCGAATTCCAGCCCCATTCCCACTTGGTGTGGAGGGTACAGAGGGGTGGTTTGCTGCCGCAGCGAAGGCATTTGGAATTGATCCAAATCATGTTGAGAAGGTGATTGCACCTAAACGTCAACGCGCAAACCTGGCGCTTGAGCGCCAACGGCAAGTACTCAATGGCCGCTCAATCTTTTTCTTTCCAGATTCACAATTGGAAATCCCGCTGGCGAGATTTTTGCACCGCGAACTGGGCATGCAGCTTACTGAAATCGGGATGCCTTATATCCATCGCCAACATCTGGCGGAGGAACTAGCTTTACTGCCAGCTGAAGTGAGCTTATCCGAGGGGCAGGATGTGGAGAAGCAACTCGATCGCTGTCGTAATTATCGTCCCGATATGGTGGTTTGCGGCTTGGGTTTGGCAAATCCATTGGAGGCTGAGGGCATGACCACCAAGTGGTCGATTGAGTTGGTGTTCACACCGATTCAAGGGTTTGATCAAGCGGCTGATCTGGCTGAACTCTTTGCGCGGCCATTGGTGCGCAGAACTAAATTTGCGGCTTAG
- a CDS encoding spheroidene monooxygenase: MSSQVAVMSLVSIQPQAKLAGIARLMFNRFSTYRPSGLLLQKHMGSGKNAGFSVSPSGTHQGLFSLFDSLEHANAFVRESPLLKWYQEHAHELFTVKLRAYSVKGQWSGHQLSESIAPPSSGPIASLTRASIKPSKAISFWTKAPPAEVDLLHTEGCLISAGIGEAPILRQATFTIWESQAAMDTYARSGAHLAAIKSAMQGQYFSESMFVRFQPFDATGSWKGRTLA, encoded by the coding sequence ATGTCTTCACAGGTAGCAGTCATGAGCTTGGTCAGCATCCAACCGCAAGCCAAACTCGCCGGCATTGCGCGTCTGATGTTCAACCGATTTAGCACCTATCGACCAAGCGGCTTATTGCTCCAAAAACACATGGGGTCTGGGAAGAATGCCGGGTTCTCGGTGAGCCCCAGTGGAACCCATCAAGGTTTATTTAGTCTCTTTGATTCTTTGGAGCATGCAAATGCATTTGTTCGCGAATCCCCCTTGCTAAAGTGGTATCAAGAACATGCCCATGAACTATTTACCGTCAAACTGCGTGCTTATTCAGTTAAAGGCCAATGGTCTGGCCATCAATTGAGTGAGTCGATTGCTCCACCAAGCTCAGGGCCAATCGCCTCACTTACGCGGGCATCGATTAAGCCCTCAAAAGCAATATCGTTTTGGACCAAGGCACCACCTGCAGAAGTCGATTTATTGCATACCGAGGGTTGCCTAATCTCTGCAGGTATTGGTGAGGCGCCGATCTTACGGCAAGCAACCTTTACCATCTGGGAATCTCAGGCAGCGATGGATACTTACGCGCGCTCGGGCGCACACTTGGCAGCCATCAAATCCGCCATGCAAGGTCAATATTTTTCGGAATCCATGTTTGTGCGCTTTCAACCATTTGACGCAACCGGTTCATGGAAAGGAAGAACGCTTGCCTAA
- a CDS encoding BCD family MFS transporter: protein MNLNLFSAWRRISPRFMPFSDVATKDLPLSKWLRLALFQVSVGMATVMLIGTLNRVMIVEMGVPASLVALMVALPLLFSPFRALVGFKSDHHRSFLGWKRVPYIWLGSWLQFGGLAIMPFSLILLSGDSNWPHWFSYIAAALAFLLVGAGMQITQTAGLALASDLATTESRPRVVALMYVMFLIGMVFSSVIFGLLLTNFSPLRLIQVVQGAAALTMVLNLMALWKQEARQPKTKEQLNQEPITRFKESWSRFAKQDKVIRFLVALGMGTAAFSMQDIILEPYGAEVLHLSVSATTLLTGLTSIGALLAFMLAAKVLNRRIDSHRLAAIGALCGIFAFTCVIFSEPLLAPNLFRVGAFLIGFGGGLFAVSTLATAMSFDSLGMNGLVIGAWGAVSATAAGLAIGLGGVIRDVVSTLAVSGSLGSVLVSPGTGYSFVYHIELFLLFATLVAIGPLVVMKRPKPSLSDSKFGLAEFPS from the coding sequence ATGAACCTTAATCTATTCTCGGCCTGGCGACGAATCTCGCCACGGTTTATGCCATTTTCTGATGTGGCAACCAAGGATTTGCCTTTAAGTAAATGGCTACGCTTGGCATTGTTTCAAGTATCGGTGGGGATGGCGACTGTGATGCTGATTGGTACCCTCAATCGCGTCATGATTGTTGAAATGGGTGTACCCGCGAGCCTGGTCGCGCTGATGGTGGCGCTACCTTTATTGTTTTCCCCGTTTCGTGCTTTAGTGGGATTTAAGAGTGATCACCACCGCTCCTTTTTGGGCTGGAAGCGCGTTCCTTACATTTGGTTGGGTAGTTGGTTGCAGTTTGGCGGTCTCGCCATCATGCCATTCTCTCTGATTCTGTTGTCAGGGGATTCCAATTGGCCTCATTGGTTTAGTTACATTGCCGCAGCGCTGGCATTTTTATTAGTGGGCGCTGGGATGCAAATTACCCAAACCGCCGGCTTAGCGCTCGCCTCCGATTTAGCAACGACAGAATCCCGTCCACGGGTGGTAGCCCTTATGTATGTCATGTTTCTAATCGGTATGGTCTTTAGTAGCGTGATATTTGGACTATTGCTAACAAACTTCTCACCACTGCGTTTGATTCAAGTGGTGCAGGGCGCCGCAGCCCTAACGATGGTACTGAATCTGATGGCGCTGTGGAAACAAGAGGCACGCCAACCAAAGACTAAGGAGCAGCTCAATCAAGAGCCAATCACTCGCTTTAAAGAGTCTTGGAGCCGATTTGCCAAGCAAGACAAGGTGATTCGATTCCTGGTTGCGCTAGGGATGGGAACCGCAGCCTTTAGCATGCAAGACATCATTTTGGAGCCTTATGGAGCGGAAGTACTTCACTTATCAGTGAGCGCTACCACCTTGTTAACCGGCTTGACCTCGATTGGAGCCTTATTGGCATTTATGTTGGCGGCCAAGGTCTTAAATCGTCGGATTGATTCGCATCGCTTAGCTGCGATTGGGGCGCTCTGCGGGATCTTTGCCTTTACTTGCGTCATCTTCTCTGAGCCATTACTGGCGCCTAATTTATTTCGAGTCGGCGCATTCTTGATTGGTTTTGGTGGGGGATTGTTCGCAGTTAGCACTCTCGCAACCGCCATGAGTTTTGATTCCTTGGGCATGAATGGTTTGGTCATTGGTGCGTGGGGTGCGGTGAGCGCTACTGCAGCTGGTCTAGCAATTGGACTTGGTGGGGTGATTCGGGATGTGGTCTCGACCTTAGCAGTATCTGGGTCACTCGGATCCGTTTTGGTCTCACCGGGAACGGGGTACAGCTTTGTCTATCACATTGAACTGTTTTTGTTGTTTGCAACCTTAGTTGCGATTGGTCCTTTGGTTGTGATGAAACGTCCAAAGCCATCGCTGTCAGATTCGAAGTTTGGATTAGCAGAGTTTCCAAGCTAA
- the bchB gene encoding ferredoxin:protochlorophyllide reductase (ATP-dependent) subunit B: MKLTLWTYEGPPHIGAMRIATAMEGVHYVLHAPQGDTYADLLFTMIERMNKRPPVTYTTFQARDLGGDTAELFKDAARSAYARFKPDLLMVGASCTAELIQDDPGGLAAALQLSVPVLPLELPAYQKKENWGAAETFYQMVRLLGKDYVLSPGEKRKPRPAGLPPSCNILGPTALGFRHRDDLVEIRKLLRQIGVRVNVVAPLGAKPEDISRLHEADFNVVLYPEVANSAAQWLSKNFGQPSTKTIPIGFNATRAFIEEVCTLAQIHCDIDELTKRSRARWYALSVDSTYLTNKRVFIFGDATHAIAAAKVASQEMGFQVVGLGTYSRELAREVREAASQYGIEALITDDYLEVEQRITELQPELILGSQMERHIAKRLKIPCAVISAPIHVQDFPARYSPQMGFEGANVLFDTWVHPLMMGLEEHLIGMFREDFEFHDGAAPSHLGHGHQRTPANEANVASEPTPVPEVAVANGAPVTESVWEPEAQKELNKIPFFVRGKAKRNTERFAIERGLSTISLETLYDAKAHFGR, from the coding sequence ATGAAATTAACGCTCTGGACCTACGAAGGACCGCCTCATATTGGTGCGATGCGTATCGCAACGGCAATGGAGGGCGTGCATTACGTCTTGCATGCACCACAGGGCGATACCTATGCAGATCTGCTCTTCACCATGATCGAGCGCATGAACAAGCGCCCACCAGTGACCTACACCACCTTTCAGGCACGTGATCTTGGTGGTGATACCGCTGAGTTGTTCAAAGATGCAGCGCGTTCTGCTTACGCACGTTTTAAGCCCGACTTACTCATGGTGGGTGCGTCATGTACCGCTGAATTGATTCAGGATGATCCGGGTGGATTAGCGGCTGCATTGCAACTGTCAGTCCCGGTATTGCCATTGGAATTGCCCGCCTATCAGAAGAAAGAAAACTGGGGCGCCGCAGAAACTTTTTATCAAATGGTACGTTTGTTAGGTAAAGACTACGTTTTATCCCCTGGAGAGAAACGTAAACCACGGCCTGCTGGATTGCCACCAAGTTGCAATATTTTGGGACCAACCGCTTTAGGATTTCGGCATCGCGATGATTTGGTGGAAATTCGGAAGCTACTACGACAGATTGGTGTGAGAGTCAATGTTGTCGCACCCTTGGGCGCTAAACCTGAAGACATTTCACGACTGCATGAGGCAGACTTTAACGTGGTGCTCTATCCCGAGGTGGCTAATAGTGCAGCCCAGTGGTTAAGTAAAAACTTTGGGCAGCCCAGTACTAAAACCATCCCAATCGGATTTAATGCAACACGTGCCTTTATCGAAGAGGTATGCACCCTAGCGCAAATCCATTGCGATATCGATGAGTTGACAAAACGCTCACGCGCACGCTGGTATGCCTTATCGGTGGATTCAACCTATTTAACGAATAAACGTGTCTTCATCTTTGGTGACGCAACTCATGCAATTGCGGCTGCAAAAGTTGCATCCCAAGAAATGGGCTTCCAGGTCGTTGGTCTTGGTACCTACAGCCGAGAGTTGGCCAGGGAAGTGCGAGAGGCCGCAAGTCAGTATGGCATTGAAGCCTTAATTACGGATGATTACCTAGAGGTCGAGCAACGCATTACCGAACTACAGCCTGAGTTGATTCTGGGTAGTCAGATGGAGCGCCATATTGCCAAGCGCCTTAAGATTCCATGTGCTGTTATCTCAGCACCAATTCATGTGCAAGATTTCCCAGCACGCTACTCGCCACAAATGGGATTTGAGGGAGCCAATGTTCTCTTTGATACCTGGGTCCATCCATTGATGATGGGATTAGAAGAGCACTTGATTGGTATGTTCCGCGAAGACTTTGAGTTTCATGATGGCGCAGCTCCATCTCATTTGGGCCATGGACATCAGCGCACCCCCGCGAATGAGGCGAATGTCGCGTCTGAGCCCACACCGGTTCCTGAGGTGGCAGTAGCTAATGGCGCCCCTGTTACTGAGAGTGTGTGGGAGCCAGAAGCACAGAAAGAGCTCAATAAGATCCCATTCTTTGTGCGCGGTAAAGCCAAGCGCAATACCGAGCGCTTTGCGATTGAGCGCGGTTTATCAACGATTTCTTTAGAAACTTTGTATGACGCAAAAGCCCATTTTGGACGCTAA
- a CDS encoding cobalamin B12-binding domain-containing protein codes for MDQFNLPRNNNQASEGKEGQPWHEKPRFNTKISQKVDSLPSHELNNLLNKTIEAQIIPRLLMQHGNKHTDLDSGSAEEPISSDEVKHFAELLIHSSNDICLGYIQAMRLEGRDLNEIYLDLIAPAARRLGCYWELDEQSFTTVTLALGRVQRIMQELSPDFRNTQNEQQGLSGRALLFAMPHSQHTMGVLMLSEFFIQAGWDVTTVANPSGEEILRLCREQTFDIVGISISYELQWDAMQDLVQAIRKCSANSQIGIMAGGALFNAKPELMDQCAADICTLSAPDAVIAAENILKSRV; via the coding sequence GTGGATCAATTTAATCTACCGAGAAACAATAATCAGGCATCAGAAGGCAAGGAAGGCCAACCATGGCACGAAAAACCGCGCTTCAATACCAAGATTTCCCAAAAGGTGGATTCGCTACCATCCCATGAACTCAATAATCTACTGAATAAAACCATCGAGGCACAAATTATTCCCCGCCTTCTGATGCAGCACGGCAATAAGCACACGGACCTTGATTCCGGAAGTGCTGAGGAGCCAATATCAAGCGATGAGGTGAAACACTTTGCTGAATTGCTCATTCATAGCTCGAATGATATTTGTCTTGGATATATTCAAGCCATGCGCCTTGAAGGTCGGGATTTAAACGAGATCTATCTTGATTTAATTGCACCAGCCGCAAGGCGCTTAGGCTGTTATTGGGAACTCGATGAGCAAAGTTTTACAACCGTGACCCTTGCCCTCGGTCGAGTTCAGCGCATCATGCAAGAACTTAGCCCTGATTTTCGAAACACTCAAAATGAGCAGCAAGGTCTATCCGGAAGAGCGCTACTGTTTGCAATGCCCCACTCCCAACACACGATGGGGGTATTAATGTTGAGCGAATTCTTTATCCAAGCAGGCTGGGATGTCACAACAGTAGCCAACCCCTCTGGTGAGGAAATCCTTAGGCTTTGCCGCGAACAAACATTTGATATTGTTGGGATCTCAATTTCGTATGAGCTGCAATGGGACGCCATGCAGGATTTGGTCCAAGCGATTCGGAAATGTTCAGCTAACTCCCAAATTGGGATTATGGCTGGGGGCGCACTCTTTAATGCTAAGCCAGAATTAATGGATCAATGCGCTGCAGACATTTGCACTTTGAGCGCCCCAGATGCGGTAATTGCCGCTGAGAATATCTTAAAATCGCGAGTTTAA
- the bchM gene encoding magnesium protoporphyrin IX methyltransferase — translation MQEHSYLEKRSQLQQYFDRTAFDAWAKLTSTAPVSGIRKTVRAGRDEMRNVLLGYLPNDLHGQRVLDAGCGTGALAVELAKRGAQVMATDISPTLIDLARERLPTDLGRGSIEFFAGDMLDPALGDFDHVVCMDSMIHYHRRDITKALAGLAQRTRQRIAFTFAPKNPFLSTMIAVGRLFPRGDRAPFIEPVAEQTLAKLITREPDLSTWKIDATQKIARGFYISQAMVLSR, via the coding sequence ATGCAAGAGCATTCGTATCTCGAAAAACGCAGTCAGTTGCAGCAGTACTTTGATCGAACTGCCTTTGACGCTTGGGCAAAATTAACGTCCACTGCACCGGTAAGTGGTATTCGTAAAACGGTACGGGCAGGGCGCGATGAGATGCGTAATGTCCTTTTAGGCTACCTGCCTAATGATCTTCATGGACAGCGGGTTCTGGATGCGGGTTGCGGGACTGGTGCACTCGCGGTCGAGTTAGCCAAGCGCGGCGCGCAAGTGATGGCCACCGATATCTCACCAACCTTGATTGATCTAGCACGCGAGCGCTTACCGACCGATTTGGGTCGGGGGTCAATCGAGTTCTTTGCTGGCGATATGTTAGATCCGGCCTTGGGAGATTTTGATCACGTGGTTTGTATGGACTCCATGATTCATTACCATCGCCGCGATATTACCAAGGCACTAGCGGGGCTTGCGCAACGGACGCGGCAACGGATTGCATTTACTTTTGCGCCTAAGAACCCATTTTTATCCACCATGATTGCCGTTGGACGTTTATTTCCACGCGGTGATCGTGCACCTTTTATTGAGCCAGTTGCTGAGCAAACGCTGGCGAAGTTAATTACACGCGAGCCTGATCTGAGTACCTGGAAGATTGATGCGACCCAAAAGATTGCACGCGGGTTTTATATTTCGCAGGCGATGGTGCTAAGTCGATGA